From Corvus cornix cornix isolate S_Up_H32 chromosome 5, ASM73873v5, whole genome shotgun sequence, the proteins below share one genomic window:
- the HPS5 gene encoding Hermansky-Pudlak syndrome 5 protein: MASVPVIPDSYNHVLAELECLDPLLSALRLDSSRLKCTCIDVSKRWLALGSSGGGLNLIQKDGWKQRLFLTHKEGAISRVACCLHDEDYVAVATSQGLVVVWELNQERRGKPERIYVSSEHKGRKVTALCWDTAALRVFVGDHVGKVSAIKINTSKQGKAAATFVMFPVQIITTVDSRVVQLDYLDGRLLISSLTRTYLCDTEREKFWKIGNKERDGEFGACFFPVGKNSGNQQPLIYCARPGSRMWEVNFDGEVQSTHQFKQLLSSPPLPVVTLRQDPHYTGSSCSPQSLSFPKLLYLTEHCVVTWTERGIYIFLPQSVQVLLWSEVKDIQDIAVHKSELFCLHTNGKVVHLSLLLVDRCIERLMRRGFWTLAARVSCLFQNSVISCRARKNLPLDKLEHLKSQLDASTQQDLTVQLEELISKLEPLDSACSSRRSSISSHESFSVLDSGIYRVISRRGSQSDEDSCSLHSQTFSEDERLKEFPAHHEDEQLELENVSHASVVVEADRNETFLPFSIPLSFRSPSPLVSLQAVKESVSSFVRKTTEKIGTLHISPESRGKHEAKDDEQLSELTVNPVASPQEEKESEPQNCQLPEEDCLRDLKAATAEAIAKLQDPLVLLEPQCMRRVLQEWLVYLEEKFSSKEHSALAVKKSKTLCAEEQRAVLEENLQVAPAGRDAVDKEQSGVLEDCIEKENTDETCASKTVCENGTDWRGPPGCSFQVSPLCVIEPDVLKDLVELTTLCFELHVFSCGSGEAEESSEGSLPPAASGTLACRFMQSYFFLLDLKRVKQCIITTCATSPNVWETYIAGLKELTCHSPVALAMESEDMLKILKLLHDLGPWDDSPLLLAHAQRLYEKFGETALRPLIKFHPSILPSDIKQLCRNDPAHFLAYLDSLVKSKPEDKRPFLLRSLLQPESVRLDWLCLAVSHDAPQRANTVDEEGNPRPRSHLFTWGYSQLILLLIKLPADFVMKEKMADICKSHGFWPGYLFLCLELDRRREAFTNIVHLDDLSLLNGEDGSIPETIEEWKFLLHLAQNHSPAFHHQGPQNGNAVSNGGPSCPDCITVENVALLLAKAIGPNHALPLLQECGLTLELSERFTGVCEILRIAEKRQRALIQSMLERCDRFLWSQQA, encoded by the exons ATGGCCTCTGTGCCAGTAATTCCAGACTCTTACAACCATGtcttggcagagctggagtgCTTGGATCCATTGCTTTCTGCACTCAGGCTGGATTCCAGTCGTCTTAAG TGCACGTGTATAGATGTGTCAAAGAGATGGCTGGCTCTAGGCAGCTCAGGAGGAGGACTGAACCTTATCCAGAAGGATGGTTGGAAGCAAAGACTTTTTCTCACTCACAAG GAAGGTGCCATTTCCCGGGTGGCTTGTTGCTTGCATGATGAAGACTATGTTGCTGTTGCCACCAG CCAAGGCCTTGTTGTAGTCTGGGAGCTGAATCAGGAACGTCGTGGGAAGCCAGAACGGATTTATGTTTCCTCTGAGCATAAGGGCAGAAAagtcacagctctgtgctgggataCAGCTGCCCTTCGAGTTTTTGTAGGAGATCATGTGGGAAAAGTATCAGCCATCAAGATTAACACATCGAAACAAGGGAAG GCTGCTGCTACTTTTGTGATGTTTCCTGTCCAGATCATAACCACTGTAGATTCTCGGGTGGTTCAGCTTGATTACTTGGATGGAAGACTGCTCATATCTTCACTTACCCGTACTTATTTATGTGATACTGAGAG aGAGAAGTTCTGGAAAATTGGAAATaaagagagagatggagaattTGGAGCATGTTTCTTCCCTGTTGGAAAAAACAGTGGGAATCAGCAGCCATTAATATACTGTGCTCGACCTGGCTCGAGGATGTGGGAGGTGAACTTTGATGGGGAAGTGCAAAGCACACATCAGTTCAAGCAGCTGCTCTCGTCACCACCTCTCCCTGTTGTTACTCTCAG gcaGGATCCTCATTATACTGGTTCCAGCTGCTCTCCACAATCTTTATCTTTCCCCAAGCTGCTGTATTTGAC TGAGCACTGTGTGGTGACCTGGACAGAAAGaggcatttatatttttcttccccagagcGTTCAAGTCTTACTCTGGAGTGAAGTGAAAG ATATTCAGGATATCGCAGTTCACAAGAGTGAGCTGTTCTGTCTGCATACAAATGGGAAAGTTGTgcacctctccctgctgctggtcGATCGCTGCATAGAGCGTCTGATGAGAAGAGGGTTCTGGACCCTTGCTGCCAGGGTCTCTTGTCTCTTCCaaaattcagttatttcttGCAGA GCAAGAAAAAATTTGCCTCTAGACAAGCTGGAGCACTTGAAGTCTCAGCTGGATGCTTCAACCCAGCAAGATCTCACTGTGCAACTGGAAGAACTGATTTCAAAGTTGGAACCTCTAGATTCTGCATGCAGCAGTAGAAGGAGCAGTATTTCATCTCAT GAGAGCTTCAGTGTCTTAGACTCTGGAATATACCGCGTTATCAGTCGAAGGGGCAGTCAGTCAGATGAAGACTCATGTTCCCTCCACAGTCAAACGttctcagaagatgagagaCTTAAAGAATTTCCTGCACACCATGAAGATGAGCAGCTGGAACTTG AGAACGTATCTCATGCATCTGTGGTGGTTGAGGCTGACCGGAATGAGACATTTCTCCCATTCAGTATTCCTTTGTCATTCCGTTCCCCATCTCCTCTCGTCTCTCTCCAAGCTGTCAAAGAAAG CGTTTCCAGCTTTGTACGCAAAACCACGGAAAAGATTGGCACACTTCACATAAGTCCTGAATCTAGAGGGAAGCATGAAGCAAAGGATGATGAGCAGCTGTCAGAGTTAACTGTTAATCCCGTAGCATCTccccaggaagaaaaaga GTCAGAACCCCAGAACTGccagcttcctgaggaggacTGTCTGAGAGATCTCAAGGCTGCAACAGCAGAAGCTAT AGCCAAGCTCCAGGATCCCCTGGTTTTATTAGAACCTCAGTGTATGAGAAGGGTCTTACAGGAATGGCTTGTCTAtctagaagaaaaattcagcagCAAGGAGCATTCTGCTTTGGCTGTTAAGAAAAGCAAGACTCTGTGTGCTGAAGAACAGAGGGCAGTCCTGGAGGAAAACCTGCAAGTGGCTCCAGCTGGCAGAGACGCAGTAGACAAGGAACAGAGTGGTGTTTTGGAAGACTgcattgaaaaggaaaatactgatgAAACCTGTGCAAGCAAAACCGTGTGTGAAAATGGTACTGATTGGAGGGGGCCTCCGGGCTGCAGCTTTCAGGTGTCTCCTCTGTGTGTCATCGAACCAGATGTTCTGAAGGATCTCGTGGAGCTCACAACTCTGTGCTTTGAGCTGCATGTCTTTTCTTGTGGGAGTGGTGAGGCTGAGGAGAGCTCTGAGGGGAGTCTGCCACCAGCAGCTTCAGGGACCTTGGCTTGTAGGTTTATGCAAAGCTACTTCTTCCTTTTGGATTTAAAGAGAGTAAAGCAGTGTATTATAACCACGTGTGCCACCAGCCCTAATGTGTGGGAAACGTACATTGCAGGATTGAAAG aactaaCCTGTCACAGTCCAGTGGCTTTAGCAATGGAAAGTGAAGATATGTTGAAAATACTGAAGCTGCTGCATGACCTGGGGCCATGGGATGACAGCCCACTGTTGCTGGCACATGCTCAAAG gcTTTATGAAAAATTTGGGGAAACAGCTCTTCGGCCCTTGATCAAATTCCACCCCTCTATTTTGCCTTCTGATATTAAACAGCTTTGCAGGAATGATCCGGCTCACTTCTTAGCGTATTTAGATAGTCTGGTGAAATCAAAGCCAGAGGATAAAAG GCCATTTCTCCTTAGGTCTCTTCTGCAGCCGGAGTCTGTGCGGTTGGACTGGTTGTGCTTGGCAGTTTCTCATGACGCTCCACAACGGGCAAACACTGTGGATGAGGAAGGAAATCCCAG GCCACGATCGCATTTGTTTACTTGGGGCTACAGCCAGCTCATTCTGCTCTTGATTAAACTCCCAGCTGATTTTGTTATGAAGGAGAAGATGGCTGACATCTGTAAATCACATGG ATTTTGGCCTGGATatctttttctctgtctggAGCTGGATAGAAGAAGAGAAGCCTTTACTAATATTGTTCATTTGGATGATTTGAGCCTGTTGAATGGAGAAGATG GTTCCATCCCAGAGACCATAGAAGAGTGGAAATTTCTTCTGCATCTTGCACAGAATCACAGCCCAGCTTTCCACCACCAGGGCCCACAGAATGGGAATGCTGTCAGCAATGGAGGCCCCAGCTGCCCAGACTGCATCACTGTGGAAAATGTCGCCTTATTGCTGGCCAAGGCCATCGGCCCAAATCATGCCTTGCCTCTCTTGCAGGAGTGTGGCTTGACACTAGAATTGTCTGAGAGATTTACTGGTGTCTGTGAGATACTGAGAATTGCTGAGAAAAGGCAGAG aGCGCTGATTCAGTCCATGTTGGAAAGGTGTGACCGGTTTTTGTGGTCTCAGCAAGCATAG